One region of Sphingomonas bisphenolicum genomic DNA includes:
- a CDS encoding CheR family methyltransferase produces MDAALVQGSMQAGVEDIEIQLLLEALYQRYHYDFRHYARASIKRRLVQARGQLGFASFSAMQDHLLHDPATLPRLLNYLTVQVSEMFRDPGYFRALREKVIPHLRTYPSLKVWVAGCSNGEELYSLSILFREEGLDQRTLFYATDINPDALKAAEAGVYPLEQIRKFTKNHQQSGARSSLSDYYTADYGRAVFDKSLRSQVVFSDHSLVTDAVFAEMHLISCRNVLIYFDRDLQDRALGLFRDSLARKGFLGLGSKESLRFSDHAPSFADFVREEKIYQRREP; encoded by the coding sequence ATGGATGCCGCGCTAGTGCAAGGCTCCATGCAGGCGGGCGTCGAGGATATCGAAATCCAGTTGCTGCTGGAGGCGCTGTATCAACGCTATCATTATGACTTTCGTCATTATGCGCGCGCGTCGATCAAGCGCCGCCTGGTGCAGGCGCGCGGGCAATTGGGCTTTGCCAGTTTCTCCGCCATGCAGGACCATCTGCTCCACGATCCCGCGACGCTGCCGCGCCTGCTCAACTATCTGACCGTGCAGGTCAGCGAGATGTTCCGCGATCCCGGCTATTTCCGCGCCCTGCGGGAAAAGGTGATCCCGCATCTGCGGACCTACCCCTCGCTCAAGGTCTGGGTCGCCGGCTGCAGCAACGGGGAAGAACTCTATTCGCTGTCGATCCTGTTCCGGGAGGAAGGGCTGGACCAGCGGACGCTCTTCTACGCGACCGACATCAACCCCGACGCGCTCAAGGCCGCGGAAGCCGGCGTCTATCCGCTAGAACAGATCCGCAAGTTCACCAAAAACCATCAGCAGTCGGGCGCACGGTCTTCGCTGTCCGACTATTATACGGCGGATTATGGCCGCGCCGTATTCGACAAGAGCCTGCGATCGCAGGTCGTCTTTTCCGACCACAGCCTGGTGACCGATGCGGTGTTCGCCGAAATGCATCTCATTTCGTGCCGTAACGTCCTTATCTATTTCGACCGCGACCTGCAGGATCGGGCGCTCGGCCTGTTCCGCGACTCCCTCGCACGCAAGGGATTTCTGGGCCTGGGGTCGAAGGAGAGCCTGCGCTTTTCCGATCACGCGCCGTCCTTCGCCGATTTCGTGCGCGAGGAGAAAATCTACCAGAGGCGGGAGCCATGA
- a CDS encoding PepSY-associated TM helix domain-containing protein, with protein sequence MRLLDSLHRWTGGIVGLLLAVLGLTGLFLVHRDSLTFAPHAGDVRVTDMESLAATTQHLMTTGPMPQSITYASDDFGLLRLAYKGGKGAYADQAGALVMQWDSQWQRPELWLFDLHHHLFMGEVGDTVIGLAALCGLFFVVTGVLLWWRTRKTFAFRLWPARMSRSSIVRHHRDLGIVVAPLLLLSLMTGAILIFRPMTAILFGPGAPAQIDRSLAAPPPRVAELGKHLDWAAMIRTAHARFPDAQLRSLSLPRKDNGLITIRMKRPPEWLPNGRTTLWFAADTGALVDARDAAQLPGTVRGYNMLYPLHAAKVGGLAYRLVMSLSGLAMALLGTLAVWSFWFKRPRKPAPRR encoded by the coding sequence ATGAGACTGCTCGACAGCCTGCATCGCTGGACCGGTGGCATCGTCGGCCTGCTGCTGGCGGTGCTGGGCCTGACCGGCCTGTTTCTGGTGCATCGCGACAGTTTGACCTTTGCGCCCCATGCCGGCGACGTCCGGGTGACCGACATGGAGTCGCTGGCGGCAACGACGCAGCATCTGATGACGACCGGTCCCATGCCGCAATCGATCACCTACGCCTCCGACGATTTCGGCCTGTTGCGCCTGGCCTATAAAGGCGGGAAGGGCGCCTATGCCGATCAGGCGGGTGCGCTGGTGATGCAATGGGACAGCCAGTGGCAGCGGCCCGAATTGTGGCTGTTCGACCTGCACCATCATCTCTTCATGGGTGAGGTCGGCGACACCGTGATCGGGCTGGCGGCGCTGTGCGGCCTGTTCTTCGTCGTCACCGGCGTGCTGCTGTGGTGGCGGACGCGCAAGACCTTTGCCTTTCGTCTGTGGCCGGCGCGGATGAGCCGTTCCTCCATCGTGCGTCACCATCGCGATTTGGGCATCGTCGTCGCACCGCTCTTGCTGCTATCTCTGATGACCGGCGCGATCCTGATATTCCGTCCGATGACGGCGATCCTGTTCGGTCCGGGCGCACCCGCGCAGATCGACCGGTCGCTCGCCGCGCCGCCGCCGCGCGTGGCGGAACTGGGCAAGCATCTGGACTGGGCGGCGATGATCCGCACCGCCCATGCCCGTTTCCCCGATGCCCAGTTGCGCAGCCTGTCGCTGCCGCGCAAGGATAATGGTCTCATCACCATCCGCATGAAGCGACCGCCGGAATGGCTGCCCAATGGCCGCACCACCCTCTGGTTCGCTGCCGACACGGGCGCCCTCGTCGATGCGCGCGACGCGGCACAACTGCCTGGTACGGTAAGGGGCTACAATATGCTCTATCCGCTCCATGCCGCCAAGGTCGGCGGTCTCGCCTATCGACTGGTGATGAGCCTTTCGGGCCTCGCCATGGCATTGCTCGGCACACTTGCGGTCTGGTCCTTCTGGTTCAAGCGTCCGCGCAAGCCCGCGCCAAGGCGCTGA
- a CDS encoding TonB-dependent receptor, translated as MNIRAAILFNGTALSRAAWSLASLAAMASTAARAEDSDPIVVTAARSVLPANALPLTIDVIDQETLNQQVAIGGSIVDAVSALTPSFSPTRQKLSGAGETLRGRSPLYAINGIPQTAPLRDGARDGFTIDPFFVDRVELIYGSNALQGIGGTGGIVNQVTVSPPKSDGLSGRMLMQGNADTGFHGDGVGGKVAGLLAWRGGRWDAMVGAAYEKRGVFYDGHGNRIGTDLTQGETQDSRSWSLFGRFGYALSDTARLDLTMSRFQLKGEGDYIASNGDYRIDRPTSSVRGTPPGVPATSRTESAALTLTDTDLAGGNLIAQIFFNRSRDTYGGEIAPIATFQDAALAPIGALFDQSQNRSRKYGGKLSYERTIPGFEALTAIVGVDALYDLTEQRLIATGRSWVPPTDYRSIAPFAQANLALFDKKLRIAAGIRHEDVKIGIDDYTTLASYGGFAVSGGTPRFSDTLVNGGVILEPWAGIRAYASYAEGYTVPDVGRIARAVGQAGVDIDDYVNIEPIVSNNREVGVEVKRGPLDASAAYFWSTSKNGSLLVQTAIGAPFEIQRQRVEIQGLELNLSVKTPLPGLTLSTGYAHLIGRTDGNATDGVDRVDRDLDGANISPDRLNLAASYVHGPLSARIQTQFFLARQFERAPGNYNPLYRFDGYDVTDLSLRYQTGFGALTLAAQNIFDTFYIDYYSQTVRPNDNAHYFAGRGRNVTLSWDYRF; from the coding sequence ATGAATATCCGCGCCGCAATCCTGTTCAACGGCACCGCGCTTTCACGCGCAGCCTGGTCCCTCGCCAGTCTCGCCGCGATGGCGTCCACCGCCGCGCGTGCCGAGGATAGCGATCCGATCGTGGTGACGGCCGCGCGCTCGGTACTGCCGGCCAACGCCCTGCCGCTGACGATCGACGTGATCGACCAGGAAACGCTCAATCAGCAGGTCGCCATTGGCGGTTCCATCGTGGACGCAGTGTCGGCGCTGACGCCCTCCTTCTCCCCCACACGGCAGAAATTGTCGGGCGCGGGCGAAACGCTGCGTGGCCGATCGCCGCTCTATGCCATCAACGGCATTCCGCAGACCGCACCGCTGCGCGACGGCGCGCGCGACGGTTTCACCATCGACCCCTTCTTCGTCGATCGGGTCGAGCTGATTTATGGCTCCAACGCCTTGCAGGGGATTGGCGGCACCGGCGGCATCGTCAACCAGGTGACGGTGTCGCCGCCGAAGAGCGATGGCCTGTCGGGACGTATGCTGATGCAGGGCAATGCCGACACCGGATTCCATGGCGACGGCGTCGGCGGCAAGGTCGCTGGTCTGCTGGCCTGGCGCGGCGGGCGCTGGGACGCGATGGTCGGGGCGGCTTATGAAAAGCGGGGCGTCTTCTATGATGGCCATGGCAACCGTATCGGCACCGACCTGACCCAGGGCGAAACCCAGGACAGCCGCAGCTGGTCGCTGTTCGGCCGCTTCGGCTATGCATTGAGCGACACGGCACGCCTCGACCTGACCATGAGCCGGTTCCAGTTGAAGGGCGAGGGCGATTATATCGCGTCCAACGGCGATTATCGCATCGATCGGCCGACCAGCTCCGTGCGCGGGACGCCACCGGGCGTGCCGGCCACCAGCCGCACCGAAAGCGCGGCACTGACCCTGACCGATACCGATCTGGCCGGCGGCAATCTGATCGCCCAGATTTTCTTCAACCGCTCGCGCGACACCTATGGCGGTGAAATCGCGCCGATCGCGACCTTCCAGGACGCCGCGCTGGCGCCGATCGGCGCGCTGTTCGACCAGTCGCAGAATCGCAGCCGCAAATATGGCGGCAAGCTCAGCTATGAACGCACCATCCCCGGTTTCGAGGCGCTGACCGCGATCGTGGGCGTCGATGCGCTTTACGACCTCACCGAACAAAGGCTGATCGCCACCGGCCGCAGTTGGGTGCCGCCGACCGACTATCGCAGCATCGCGCCCTTCGCGCAGGCTAACCTTGCGCTGTTCGACAAGAAGCTGCGGATCGCCGCCGGCATCCGTCATGAAGATGTGAAGATCGGCATCGACGATTATACCACGCTCGCCAGCTATGGCGGCTTTGCGGTATCGGGCGGCACGCCGCGCTTCAGCGATACGCTGGTCAATGGGGGCGTGATCCTGGAGCCATGGGCCGGCATCCGCGCCTATGCCAGCTATGCAGAAGGCTATACCGTGCCGGACGTCGGTCGCATCGCCCGCGCCGTGGGTCAGGCCGGGGTCGATATCGACGATTATGTGAATATCGAACCGATCGTATCCAACAACCGCGAAGTCGGCGTGGAAGTGAAGCGCGGCCCGCTCGACGCCAGCGCCGCCTATTTCTGGTCGACCAGCAAGAATGGATCGTTGCTGGTCCAGACCGCGATCGGCGCGCCGTTCGAAATCCAGCGGCAGCGCGTGGAAATTCAGGGCCTCGAACTCAATCTCAGCGTCAAGACGCCGCTGCCGGGCCTCACTTTATCGACCGGCTACGCCCATCTGATCGGCCGCACCGACGGCAATGCGACGGACGGCGTGGACAGGGTCGATCGCGATCTGGACGGCGCCAACATCTCGCCCGATCGCCTCAACCTCGCCGCCAGCTATGTGCACGGCCCGCTGTCGGCGCGCATCCAGACGCAATTCTTCCTGGCCCGCCAGTTCGAACGCGCGCCGGGCAATTACAACCCGCTCTACCGGTTCGATGGCTATGACGTGACCGACCTGTCGCTGCGCTATCAGACCGGCTTCGGCGCGCTGACGCTGGCGGCGCAGAATATCTTCGACACCTTCTATATCGACTATTACAGCCAGACCGTCCGTCCCAACGACAATGCCCATTATTTCGCCGGACGCGGGCGCAATGTCACCCTGTCCTGGGACTATCGCTTCTAA
- a CDS encoding chemotaxis protein CheB, which produces MTAQPIQAIAIGASAGAVQALLRILPALPADYPLPVLIVVHVPPDRDNALVGLFRSKCPLQVREAEDKESIAAGTIYFAPSDYHLLVEADRSLALSWDEQVNHSRPAIDVLLQSAADAYGPALVGIVLTGANHDGAAGLAAVADVGGVAIAQEPADAQVPTMPAAALAVCPSAQAMTLDDIISYLLTLAAT; this is translated from the coding sequence ATGACGGCGCAGCCGATCCAGGCGATCGCGATCGGCGCGTCGGCCGGCGCGGTGCAAGCGTTGCTGCGGATATTACCGGCGCTGCCTGCCGACTACCCGCTGCCGGTGCTGATCGTCGTCCATGTGCCGCCCGACCGCGACAATGCGCTGGTGGGCCTGTTCCGATCCAAATGCCCGCTTCAGGTCAGGGAAGCGGAAGATAAGGAATCGATCGCGGCGGGAACGATCTATTTCGCGCCATCCGATTATCATCTGCTGGTGGAGGCCGACCGATCGCTCGCCTTGTCGTGGGACGAGCAGGTGAACCACAGCCGCCCGGCGATCGACGTGCTGCTGCAAAGCGCGGCCGACGCCTATGGTCCCGCGCTTGTGGGGATCGTCCTGACCGGCGCCAATCATGACGGCGCGGCGGGCCTGGCGGCGGTGGCCGATGTCGGCGGCGTCGCGATCGCGCAGGAACCGGCCGATGCACAGGTGCCGACCATGCCGGCGGCCGCGCTCGCAGTCTGTCCATCCGCGCAGGCCATGACCCTGGACGACATCATTTCCTATCTTCTGACACTGGCGGCGACATGA
- a CDS encoding response regulator, which translates to MAIGKTAFAGSPLSRASIWAALGLAVGLAFFLVSGTIAYRNIQSLRESDEAIRHTHSVLIALDDLLSTAQDAETGQRGYLLTGTQAYLEPYDSAVQNLAERMKAVILLTRDNPTQQANAAVLKRHVDAKVAELRETVDLRRTKGVGAALAVVATDRGKIEMDAIRAQLNGMAQEELRLRQVRMDDMAAASRTAITTGIITSLIGAGLTLVIFILMRISNRARARQQWLQAGQLGLSTAMGGEKSVEELGEAILVFLARYLGFQGGALFKGEGGRFQRAATLGIPADADLPASFLIKEGLLGQVAAEGAPLVLQDIPDGYLTIGSAMGRDRPRHLVIIPAKADEVVNAVLELGFFQPVSPAVLDLLDHASPAIGIALRSARFRARLQDALEETQRQSGELQAQSEELRVSNEELEEQGRALKESQVRLEQQQVELEQTNSQLEEQAQTLENQRDELERATGTLQSKARELEQASQYKSDFLANMSHELRTPLNSLLILSKLLGDNSEGNLSHDQVKFARTIESSGNDLLTLINDILDLSKIEAGHIQVQPETVPLQRLVGDIRQLFQPVAETRNLAFEIEVAPDCPRAIETDRMRIEQIIKNLLSNAFKFTEQGSVRLTLSPAEGDRIALAVTDTGIGMSTEQQGHIFEAFHQADSTISRRYGGTGLGLSISRQLARLLGGHISLESKPGEGSRFTLIVPLAYDPAAVGSRPVAAPARVEPAPVAPATPAPPRHVPVQPQWIVEDDRASIAEGRRLLLIIEDDEVFASVVCDLSRDMGFQCIIAGTAEEAIRLARDYMPSAVVLDLGLPDQSGLTVLDRLKHDEATRHIPIHVVSASDHSQAALSLGAVGYLVKPVKREQLAEVLESLHAKLATRVRRVLIVEDDPVQRDAVARLLLTDDVETVGVGTAAECLEQLRQQTFDCMVLDLSLPDTSGFALLETLSEEGDHGFPPVIVYTGHDLSPDDEQRLRRYSSSIIIKGAKSPERLLDEVSLFLHQVVSELPPEQRKMIQKARNRDAALEGRRILIVEDDVRNVYSLTSVLEPRGAAVQIARNGQEAIDALAASLDDPAKSIDLVLMDVMMPVMDGLTATRALRGDPRWAGLPILMLTAKAMPDDQQRCLEAGANDYMAKPIDVDKLLSLVRVWMPR; encoded by the coding sequence ATGGCAATCGGAAAAACAGCTTTTGCGGGCAGCCCGCTGTCGCGCGCGTCGATCTGGGCCGCATTGGGGTTGGCGGTCGGCCTGGCCTTTTTCCTCGTCAGCGGCACGATCGCCTATCGCAATATCCAGAGCCTGCGCGAAAGCGACGAAGCGATCCGCCACACCCACAGCGTGCTGATCGCGCTCGACGATCTGCTCTCGACGGCGCAGGATGCCGAAACCGGGCAGCGTGGCTATCTGCTCACCGGCACCCAGGCCTATCTGGAACCCTATGACAGCGCGGTGCAGAATCTCGCCGAACGCATGAAGGCGGTCATTCTGCTGACTCGCGACAATCCGACCCAGCAGGCCAATGCTGCCGTGTTGAAACGGCATGTCGACGCCAAGGTGGCGGAATTGCGCGAAACGGTCGATCTGCGCCGCACCAAGGGGGTTGGCGCCGCGCTGGCCGTGGTGGCCACCGACCGTGGCAAGATCGAAATGGACGCGATCCGGGCGCAGTTGAACGGCATGGCGCAGGAAGAGTTGCGGCTGCGCCAAGTTCGCATGGACGACATGGCGGCGGCGTCGCGCACGGCGATTACCACCGGGATTATCACCAGCCTGATCGGCGCGGGCCTGACCCTCGTCATCTTCATTCTCATGCGGATAAGCAACCGCGCCCGCGCCCGTCAGCAATGGTTGCAGGCCGGCCAGTTGGGCCTGTCGACGGCGATGGGGGGAGAAAAGTCGGTCGAGGAACTGGGTGAAGCGATCCTTGTCTTCCTGGCCCGCTATCTCGGCTTTCAGGGCGGCGCCTTGTTCAAGGGCGAAGGGGGCCGCTTCCAGCGCGCCGCTACGCTCGGCATACCGGCAGACGCGGACCTGCCCGCCAGTTTCCTGATCAAGGAAGGACTGCTTGGTCAGGTCGCCGCGGAAGGCGCGCCGCTCGTCCTGCAGGATATTCCAGACGGCTATCTGACGATCGGATCGGCGATGGGCAGGGACCGGCCCCGGCATCTGGTTATCATCCCGGCCAAGGCGGACGAGGTCGTCAACGCGGTGCTGGAACTGGGATTTTTCCAGCCGGTCAGCCCCGCCGTCCTCGACCTTCTCGACCATGCATCGCCCGCGATCGGCATCGCCCTGCGATCGGCCCGCTTTCGCGCGCGGCTGCAGGATGCGCTGGAGGAAACCCAGCGCCAGTCGGGCGAGTTGCAGGCGCAGAGCGAGGAACTGCGCGTTTCCAACGAGGAGCTGGAGGAGCAGGGCCGCGCGCTCAAGGAATCGCAGGTTCGTCTGGAACAGCAGCAGGTCGAACTGGAACAGACCAACAGCCAGTTGGAAGAGCAGGCCCAGACGCTGGAAAACCAGCGCGACGAACTGGAGCGCGCGACCGGCACATTGCAGTCCAAGGCGCGGGAACTGGAACAGGCGAGCCAGTATAAATCGGACTTCCTGGCCAATATGTCGCATGAACTGCGCACGCCGCTCAATTCGCTGCTGATCCTGTCCAAGCTGCTGGGCGACAATTCCGAAGGCAATCTGTCACACGATCAGGTCAAGTTCGCGCGGACGATCGAATCGTCGGGCAATGATCTCCTCACCCTCATCAACGACATTCTCGATCTGTCGAAGATCGAGGCCGGGCATATCCAGGTCCAGCCCGAAACGGTGCCGCTGCAGCGGCTGGTCGGCGATATCCGCCAGTTGTTCCAGCCCGTCGCCGAAACGCGCAATCTGGCGTTCGAAATAGAGGTAGCTCCCGACTGCCCCCGCGCGATCGAAACCGACCGGATGCGGATCGAACAAATCATCAAGAACCTCCTGTCCAACGCCTTCAAATTTACCGAACAAGGCAGCGTGCGCCTGACCCTGTCGCCGGCGGAGGGGGACCGGATCGCGCTCGCCGTCACCGACACCGGCATCGGCATGTCGACCGAACAGCAGGGGCATATCTTCGAAGCCTTCCATCAGGCGGACAGTACGATCAGCCGGCGCTATGGCGGCACTGGCCTCGGCCTGTCCATCTCGCGCCAGCTCGCCCGCCTGCTCGGCGGCCACATCAGCCTGGAGAGCAAGCCGGGAGAGGGCAGCCGCTTCACCCTGATCGTGCCGCTGGCCTATGATCCGGCGGCGGTCGGGTCCCGCCCCGTCGCGGCGCCAGCCCGCGTCGAACCTGCGCCGGTCGCGCCGGCAACGCCCGCGCCCCCCAGACACGTCCCGGTCCAGCCCCAATGGATAGTGGAGGACGACCGCGCCTCGATCGCCGAAGGGCGCCGCCTGCTGCTGATCATCGAGGATGACGAGGTGTTCGCCTCGGTCGTGTGCGACCTGTCGCGCGACATGGGTTTCCAGTGCATCATCGCCGGCACCGCGGAAGAGGCGATCAGGCTGGCGCGCGACTATATGCCCAGCGCCGTCGTGCTCGACCTCGGCCTGCCCGACCAGTCGGGGCTGACCGTTCTCGATCGGCTCAAGCATGACGAGGCGACGCGCCATATTCCGATCCATGTCGTCTCGGCGTCCGACCACAGCCAGGCTGCGCTGTCGCTCGGCGCAGTCGGCTATCTGGTGAAGCCGGTGAAGCGCGAACAGCTCGCCGAAGTGCTGGAAAGCCTGCACGCCAAGCTGGCGACGCGGGTACGGCGCGTCCTCATCGTTGAGGATGACCCGGTCCAGCGCGATGCGGTGGCGCGGCTGCTGCTGACCGACGATGTCGAAACGGTCGGCGTCGGCACCGCCGCCGAATGTCTCGAACAACTGCGCCAGCAGACGTTCGATTGCATGGTGCTGGACCTGAGCTTGCCCGACACATCGGGCTTCGCCTTGCTGGAGACGCTGAGCGAGGAGGGGGATCATGGCTTCCCCCCGGTCATCGTCTATACCGGCCACGACCTGTCGCCTGACGACGAGCAGCGCCTGCGCCGCTATTCCAGCTCGATCATCATCAAGGGCGCCAAGTCGCCCGAACGGCTGCTGGACGAAGTGTCGCTGTTCCTGCACCAGGTCGTGTCGGAACTGCCCCCCGAACAGCGCAAGATGATCCAGAAGGCCCGCAATCGCGATGCCGCGCTGGAAGGGCGCCGCATCCTGATCGTCGAGGATGACGTCCGCAACGTCTACTCGCTGACCAGCGTGCTGGAGCCGCGCGGCGCGGCGGTCCAGATCGCGCGCAACGGGCAGGAGGCGATCGATGCGCTGGCGGCGTCGCTGGACGATCCAGCAAAGAGCATCGACCTTGTCCTCATGGACGTGATGATGCCGGTGATGGACGGACTCACCGCCACGCGCGCGCTGCGCGGCGATCCGCGCTGGGCGGGGTTGCCGATCCTGATGTTGACGGCCAAGGCGATGCCGGACGACCAGCAGCGCTGCCTGGAAGCGGGCGCCAACGATTATATGGCAAAGCCGATCGACGTCGACAAACTGCTCTCGCTGGTGCGTGTATGGATGCCGCGCTAG
- a CDS encoding hybrid sensor histidine kinase/response regulator, with protein MTSDTHPLYCLLVDDLEENLLALEALLQRDGLICLKARSGEEALELLLVHDVALALLDVQMPGMDGFELAEYMRGNERARHVPIIFVTAGSADRQRRFRGYEAGAVDFIQKPIEADILRSKAAIFFDLHDQRRQIIAQRDELATLAGALQAADRRKNEFLAILGHELRNPIAALAAGLHLLEKREGTEAARDIRGRMDRHVHHLSRLIEDILDIARIDQGKISLKIQRIVLQDVLAFAVETCQPTIEAAQHRLVIDIADDPIKLDADYARVVQIVSNLLSNAAKYTQPGGEVRLTVRTVDGWAEIEVADTGIGIAPDMQARIFDLFAQVKRSTGDAQDGLGIGLALVRQLVALHGGALSLKHSAPGEGSIFQVRLPTVEALVA; from the coding sequence ATGACCAGCGACACGCATCCCCTATATTGCCTGCTGGTCGACGACCTTGAGGAAAATCTGCTGGCGCTCGAAGCGCTGCTCCAGCGCGATGGGCTGATCTGTCTGAAGGCCCGTTCGGGCGAGGAAGCGCTGGAACTGCTGCTGGTCCACGATGTCGCGCTCGCCTTGCTCGACGTCCAGATGCCCGGCATGGACGGGTTCGAACTGGCCGAATATATGCGCGGCAACGAACGCGCGCGCCATGTCCCGATCATCTTCGTGACCGCCGGCAGCGCCGACCGGCAGCGCCGCTTCCGCGGCTATGAGGCGGGCGCGGTGGACTTCATCCAGAAGCCGATCGAAGCGGACATATTGCGGTCCAAGGCCGCCATCTTCTTCGATCTGCACGACCAGCGTCGCCAGATCATCGCGCAGCGCGACGAACTGGCGACGCTGGCCGGCGCGCTTCAGGCGGCGGACCGGCGCAAGAACGAATTTCTCGCAATCCTGGGACATGAATTGCGCAACCCGATCGCGGCGCTGGCGGCCGGATTGCATTTGCTGGAGAAGCGCGAAGGAACGGAGGCCGCGCGCGACATTCGCGGCCGGATGGACCGGCATGTCCATCATCTGTCCCGCCTGATCGAGGATATCCTCGATATCGCCCGCATCGACCAGGGCAAGATTTCGCTGAAGATCCAGCGCATCGTGCTGCAGGATGTCCTCGCCTTCGCCGTGGAAACCTGCCAGCCGACGATCGAGGCGGCGCAGCACCGGCTCGTCATCGATATCGCCGATGATCCGATTAAACTGGACGCCGATTATGCGCGCGTCGTCCAGATCGTCAGCAATCTGCTCAGCAATGCGGCGAAATATACGCAGCCGGGCGGCGAAGTGCGCCTGACCGTTCGGACGGTCGATGGCTGGGCGGAGATAGAGGTGGCGGACACCGGCATCGGCATTGCGCCGGACATGCAGGCCCGGATCTTCGACCTGTTCGCGCAGGTCAAGCGGTCGACCGGCGATGCGCAGGACGGCCTTGGCATCGGATTGGCCCTTGTTCGCCAACTGGTGGCGCTGCACGGCGGCGCGCTCTCGCTCAAGCATAGCGCGCCCGGCGAAGGCAGCATCTTCCAGGTCCGCCTGCCGACGGTCGAGGCGCTGGTGGCCTGA